Proteins encoded by one window of Dietzia sp. B32:
- a CDS encoding amidase — protein MTDTPTPTRDALALAGDIRAGATSAAEVLEEAITRIERLDPELNAMVATRFDAARAEVEAGLPDGPLRGVPIVIKALGTDVAGLPAADGSRLLADVVADVDSTVVQRYKAAGMVVLGTTNVPEMGKSTTTESLLHGPCRNPWDTGYSTGGSSGGSAAAVASGMVPVAHGTDGGGSIRIPAAMCGLVGLKPSRGRVPTWPHPDALASPLSYHHALTTTVRDSAALLDAVAGHRPGDAYGAPTPPRPFLDEVGADPGRLRVGMLRVAPGPFPTDAACTAVVDHTAGLLTGLGHEVREVELGVDVLEAMSAVGVIMGAQLRATVDARLAALGRDLDDDDIEPWTRVILDNAMTHSAPDVARALQTAHRTGWRVAELFGPGGVDVLMLPTLPSTTPELGYLDVTDPGSMWTRSSAYSACTGMFNLSGQPAISLPLGADERGLPVGVQLVADYAREDLLLRLSGQLEAAAPWATLAPGYDGW, from the coding sequence GTGACCGACACCCCCACCCCGACCCGCGACGCGCTCGCCCTGGCCGGCGACATCCGCGCCGGCGCCACGAGCGCCGCCGAGGTGCTGGAGGAGGCCATCACCCGCATCGAGCGCCTCGACCCGGAGCTCAACGCCATGGTCGCGACACGTTTCGACGCCGCGCGCGCCGAGGTGGAGGCGGGGCTTCCCGACGGCCCGCTGCGGGGGGTGCCGATCGTCATCAAGGCACTCGGCACCGATGTGGCCGGGCTGCCCGCCGCCGACGGTTCCCGGCTGCTCGCCGACGTCGTCGCGGACGTGGACAGCACCGTCGTGCAGCGCTACAAGGCGGCCGGGATGGTGGTGCTCGGCACGACGAACGTGCCCGAGATGGGCAAGTCCACCACCACCGAGTCGCTGCTGCACGGCCCGTGCCGCAACCCGTGGGACACGGGGTACTCCACCGGCGGGTCGAGCGGCGGGTCGGCGGCGGCGGTCGCCTCGGGCATGGTGCCGGTCGCGCACGGCACCGATGGCGGCGGCTCCATCCGCATCCCCGCCGCGATGTGCGGACTGGTCGGCCTCAAACCCAGCCGCGGACGCGTCCCCACGTGGCCGCACCCCGACGCACTGGCCTCGCCGTTGTCCTACCACCACGCCCTGACCACCACCGTCCGCGACAGCGCCGCGCTGCTCGACGCCGTGGCCGGCCACCGCCCGGGCGACGCCTACGGTGCGCCCACGCCGCCGCGGCCGTTCCTCGACGAGGTCGGCGCCGACCCGGGTCGTCTCCGGGTGGGGATGCTGCGGGTCGCGCCCGGGCCGTTCCCCACCGACGCCGCGTGCACCGCCGTCGTCGACCACACCGCCGGGCTGCTCACCGGGCTCGGCCACGAGGTGCGGGAGGTCGAGCTGGGCGTCGACGTGCTGGAGGCGATGTCCGCCGTCGGTGTCATCATGGGCGCCCAGCTGCGGGCGACCGTCGACGCGCGCCTCGCCGCGCTGGGAAGGGACCTCGACGACGACGACATCGAGCCCTGGACGCGGGTGATCCTCGACAACGCCATGACCCACTCCGCACCTGACGTGGCCCGGGCGCTGCAGACCGCCCACCGGACCGGCTGGCGCGTGGCCGAGCTGTTCGGGCCCGGCGGCGTGGACGTGCTGATGCTGCCGACCCTGCCCTCCACCACCCCGGAGCTGGGCTACCTGGACGTCACCGACCCGGGCTCGATGTGGACGCGGTCGTCGGCGTACTCGGCGTGCACGGGCATGTTCAACCTGTCGGGCCAGCCGGCGATCTCCCTGCCGCTCGGCGCCGACGAGCGGGGATTGCCGGTGGGCGTGCAGCTGGTCGCCGACTACGCCCGCGAGGACCTGCTGCTGCGGTTGTCGGGGCAGCTCGAGGCGGCCGCGCCGTGGGCCACGTTGGCGCCGGGGTACGACGGGTGGTGA
- a CDS encoding SDR family NAD(P)-dependent oxidoreductase gives MTENPTQTTPAAGAQPGTTAQPGADRDNRLAGKVAIVTGGGQGVGRGISLGLAESGAAVLLVGRKMHKLERVAEEIRSAGGTAECLAADIVTDGAPEQIIATAVERLGGVDILVNNANMAMPLPLSDYPDDDFRKAFEGGPRVSLTLMKLARPEMAKRGGGTVINLVTSAAVRWDAANYGIYSAVKEAVRALTRAAAYEWAAEGIRALNVAPHAHSPGLDWWMENNPEEAAEFVAGIPAGRVGDPLADIGRPVAWLCSAEASYLSGATIPLDGGQSRWG, from the coding sequence ATGACCGAGAACCCCACCCAGACCACGCCCGCGGCGGGCGCCCAGCCGGGCACCACCGCCCAGCCGGGAGCCGACCGCGACAACCGGCTGGCCGGGAAGGTCGCGATCGTCACGGGCGGAGGCCAGGGCGTCGGCCGCGGCATCTCGCTCGGCCTCGCCGAATCCGGCGCGGCGGTCCTGCTGGTCGGACGCAAGATGCACAAGCTCGAGCGCGTCGCCGAGGAGATCCGCTCCGCCGGCGGCACCGCCGAGTGTCTGGCCGCCGACATCGTCACCGACGGCGCGCCGGAACAGATCATCGCCACGGCCGTAGAGCGCCTCGGCGGTGTGGACATCCTCGTCAACAATGCCAACATGGCCATGCCGCTGCCGCTGTCGGACTACCCCGACGACGACTTCCGCAAGGCCTTCGAGGGCGGCCCCCGCGTCTCCCTGACCCTGATGAAGCTCGCCCGCCCCGAGATGGCCAAGCGCGGGGGCGGCACCGTCATCAACCTCGTCACCTCCGCGGCCGTTCGCTGGGACGCCGCCAACTACGGCATCTACTCCGCGGTCAAGGAGGCCGTCCGCGCCCTCACCCGCGCCGCCGCCTACGAGTGGGCCGCCGAGGGAATCCGCGCGCTCAACGTGGCCCCGCACGCACACAGCCCCGGACTCGACTGGTGGATGGAGAACAACCCGGAGGAGGCCGCCGAGTTCGTCGCAGGCATCCCCGCCGGCCGGGTGGGCGACCCCCTCGCCGACATCGGCCGGCCCGTCGCCTGGCTGTGCTCGGCGGAGGCCTCGTACCTGAGCGGTGCGACCATCCCGTTGGACGGCGGCCAGTCCCGCTGGGGCTGA
- a CDS encoding sulfite exporter TauE/SafE family protein, whose protein sequence is MGLIVIAALCVAAASVIGGATGFGTALIATPLMLTAGIGLPETVAVNLVVALVTRVGVTVQLRRHITWRRVAVLGAASVPGAWLGVRTLGLLPEQHLQPAAGAITVLCGLAMALPTTHHARPPSALVTATVGAIGGYLSTTTSLNGPPVVLLLGRARLPPLAFIADLAGYFVVTSVVALTLLWTGTGIDLPGLAPLLLVCTVAGVSANQLGIAIARRLPTHVFRSAVIALVVVAGLLTIVTA, encoded by the coding sequence GTGGGCCTGATCGTCATCGCGGCGCTGTGCGTCGCGGCCGCCTCGGTGATCGGCGGGGCCACCGGCTTCGGAACCGCGCTCATCGCCACCCCGCTCATGCTCACGGCGGGGATCGGATTGCCGGAGACCGTGGCTGTCAACCTGGTGGTCGCGCTGGTCACACGGGTCGGCGTCACCGTGCAGTTGCGCCGACACATCACCTGGCGACGCGTAGCGGTCCTCGGCGCGGCCAGCGTGCCGGGGGCGTGGCTGGGCGTACGGACACTGGGCCTGCTGCCCGAGCAGCACCTCCAGCCGGCCGCCGGCGCCATCACCGTCCTGTGCGGCCTCGCGATGGCGCTGCCCACCACCCACCACGCCCGCCCGCCCTCGGCGCTCGTCACGGCCACGGTCGGGGCGATCGGCGGCTACCTGTCCACCACCACCTCGCTCAACGGGCCGCCCGTCGTACTCCTGCTCGGCAGGGCCAGACTCCCGCCCCTGGCGTTCATCGCCGACCTCGCGGGCTACTTCGTCGTCACCAGCGTCGTCGCGCTGACGCTGCTGTGGACCGGAACCGGCATCGACCTGCCGGGCCTGGCACCACTTCTCCTGGTGTGCACCGTCGCCGGGGTGTCGGCCAACCAGCTGGGGATCGCCATCGCTCGACGCCTGCCCACCCACGTGTTCCGCTCGGCCGTGATCGCCCTCGTGGTGGTCGCCGGCCTGCTCACCATCGTCACGGCGTGA
- a CDS encoding nuclear transport factor 2 family protein produces the protein MSTPDRRDDIDAIKSLKYRYLRCVDLRLWDELAQTLAPDVTASYGKRLSYTGRDEVVTGLQGQMTDDVITEHQAHHPEIEVDGDTATGRWYLQDRVIVPAFDTMIFGSAFYSDNYARIDGRWMITKTGYKRTYEAMINLKDVPSFQLNDNHLAPADAT, from the coding sequence ATGAGCACTCCCGACCGCCGCGACGACATCGACGCCATCAAATCACTCAAGTACCGCTACCTGCGCTGCGTCGACCTGCGGCTGTGGGACGAGCTCGCCCAGACGCTGGCGCCCGACGTCACCGCGTCCTACGGCAAGCGGCTGTCCTACACCGGTCGCGACGAGGTGGTCACAGGGTTGCAGGGCCAGATGACCGACGACGTCATCACCGAACACCAGGCCCACCACCCGGAGATCGAGGTCGACGGTGACACCGCCACGGGCCGCTGGTACCTGCAGGACCGGGTGATCGTGCCCGCCTTCGACACGATGATCTTCGGCAGCGCGTTCTACTCCGACAACTACGCGCGCATCGACGGCCGCTGGATGATCACGAAGACCGGTTACAAGCGCACCTACGAGGCGATGATCAACCTCAAGGACGTGCCCAGCTTCCAGCTCAACGACAACCACCTCGCACCCGCCGACGCGACGTGA
- a CDS encoding TetR/AcrR family transcriptional regulator: protein METGKNAVGGASGARNGDDNRRDDDNRDDDNEGSPSPTRPTGRDEVRSAVMREARRLLSERGPNVPLRDIADAAQVNLGLIHRHIGRKDALLTEVMQDAVRYGAARLENLDDAGEAVRGMLLGASSHPEISRLLAWLALDREAAFPPMVDPSQRPAAALRRMTSPPPAGDVELLLVFTAVYGWPVLRGALLDALDIPEADRDGIDERLADLLARVVTGAAGSDR, encoded by the coding sequence ATGGAAACCGGGAAGAATGCCGTCGGAGGCGCGTCGGGCGCCCGGAACGGCGACGACAACCGCCGCGACGACGACAACCGCGACGACGACAACGAGGGCAGCCCGTCCCCCACACGCCCGACCGGCCGCGACGAGGTCCGCTCGGCCGTCATGCGGGAGGCCCGCCGGTTGCTGTCCGAGCGCGGTCCGAACGTCCCGCTGCGCGATATCGCCGATGCGGCGCAGGTCAATCTCGGTCTGATCCACCGCCACATTGGCCGCAAGGACGCGCTGCTCACCGAGGTGATGCAGGACGCCGTGCGCTACGGCGCCGCCCGCCTGGAGAATCTCGACGACGCGGGCGAGGCCGTCCGCGGGATGCTTCTCGGCGCCTCGTCGCACCCGGAGATCAGCCGACTGCTCGCGTGGCTGGCCCTGGACCGGGAGGCGGCGTTCCCGCCGATGGTCGATCCCTCGCAGCGGCCGGCCGCCGCCCTGCGCCGCATGACCTCTCCCCCTCCCGCCGGTGATGTCGAGCTGCTGCTGGTCTTCACCGCCGTGTACGGCTGGCCCGTGCTGCGGGGGGCACTGCTGGACGCGCTCGACATCCCCGAGGCCGACCGCGACGGCATCGACGAACGCCTCGCGGACCTGCTGGCCCGCGTCGTCACCGGCGCGGCCGGATCCGACCGGTAG
- a CDS encoding DUF4389 domain-containing protein — protein MGAPQPSPSDRYSTPGTATPAPSERGTRPLNWVMLVVGVLLTSLGLALSAAGIFLTAAENSQRDGRYAYTDTEEFRSVGNAIVTAPFTVDLGEGEGTLGSIDAEDVISVQVRATPVIPGQRVFLGIASVEDVDRYLRDVPHAVFGADPWAEGYGVDTSGWSTSSTLSDDLDEIPGTRVPGPPAEEGFWEHSTIGSTQQTLTVTPESGTWVIVVMNGEGSRPVWVDVQAGAHTELFGLANPGTLIAGLVALALGISLILFGAAGLGRDVDRRDPAGGTAGAVTGPDPLRLTGHLDPGVSRGLWLIKWLLAIPHYLVLAILGFATVVVAVAAGLTILFTGRYPRSWFSFTEGAMRWHWRVGFYAYAALGTDRYPPFALGRADYPADLEIVYPEHLSRGLVLVKWWLLVIPHLLIVGIITGGGSVAANASTDTGGVSAGFTLLGLLVLIAAIGLLFTGRYPPGLFALNVGLNRWVYRVASYVLLLRDEYPPFRLDQGPTEPVPAAPEQSGPAAWDQPGPANA, from the coding sequence ATGGGTGCTCCGCAACCCTCTCCGTCCGACCGCTACTCGACCCCCGGCACGGCGACCCCGGCCCCATCGGAACGGGGGACCCGTCCACTCAACTGGGTCATGCTCGTCGTGGGCGTGCTGCTCACCTCGCTCGGCCTGGCGCTGAGCGCAGCGGGCATTTTCCTCACCGCCGCCGAGAACTCACAACGGGACGGGCGGTACGCCTACACCGATACCGAGGAGTTCCGATCGGTCGGCAACGCGATCGTGACCGCTCCGTTCACCGTGGACCTCGGGGAGGGTGAGGGCACCCTGGGGTCGATCGACGCCGAGGACGTGATCAGCGTCCAGGTCCGCGCGACCCCCGTGATCCCGGGCCAGCGGGTGTTCCTGGGGATCGCGTCCGTCGAGGACGTCGACCGATACCTCCGCGACGTACCGCACGCGGTGTTCGGGGCGGACCCCTGGGCCGAGGGCTACGGGGTCGACACCTCGGGTTGGTCGACCAGCTCGACTCTGTCCGACGACCTCGACGAGATCCCCGGTACGCGGGTGCCCGGACCTCCGGCCGAGGAGGGGTTCTGGGAGCACTCCACCATCGGTTCAACGCAGCAGACGCTCACCGTGACCCCGGAGTCCGGAACCTGGGTGATCGTGGTGATGAACGGCGAGGGCAGTCGTCCGGTATGGGTGGACGTGCAGGCCGGAGCGCACACCGAGCTCTTCGGACTGGCCAATCCCGGCACACTCATCGCCGGTCTCGTCGCCCTCGCGCTGGGAATCTCACTGATCCTGTTCGGCGCGGCCGGACTGGGGCGCGACGTGGACCGCCGTGACCCGGCCGGGGGTACGGCGGGCGCTGTCACAGGCCCTGACCCGCTGCGGCTGACCGGGCACCTGGACCCGGGCGTCTCCCGCGGGCTGTGGCTGATCAAGTGGCTGCTGGCCATCCCGCATTACCTCGTCCTGGCGATCCTCGGCTTCGCGACGGTCGTCGTCGCCGTGGCCGCGGGCCTGACGATCCTGTTCACCGGCCGTTACCCACGCTCGTGGTTCTCCTTCACCGAGGGGGCGATGCGCTGGCACTGGCGGGTCGGCTTCTACGCCTACGCCGCCCTCGGTACCGACCGCTACCCGCCGTTCGCGCTCGGTCGGGCCGACTATCCCGCCGACCTGGAGATCGTCTACCCCGAGCACCTGTCGCGGGGACTGGTGCTGGTCAAGTGGTGGCTGCTGGTCATCCCGCACCTGCTGATCGTCGGGATCATCACCGGCGGCGGTTCGGTGGCCGCCAACGCCTCGACCGACACCGGCGGGGTCAGCGCAGGCTTCACCCTGCTGGGACTGCTGGTCCTCATCGCCGCGATCGGCCTGCTGTTCACCGGGCGCTACCCGCCGGGGCTGTTCGCGCTGAACGTCGGCCTCAACCGCTGGGTCTACCGGGTCGCCTCGTACGTCCTGCTCCTGCGCGACGAGTACCCGCCGTTCCGCCTCGACCAGGGGCCGACCGAGCCCGTGCCCGCGGCCCCGGAGCAGTCCGGACCGGCCGCCTGGGATCAGCCCGGCCCGGCAAACGCCTGA
- a CDS encoding 1-acyl-sn-glycerol-3-phosphate acyltransferase has product MIRRLVSRLYWFFSRWELSTRPAPDRPTVLLGAPHTSNWDFVLMLGIAWRLGLDIHWLGKSSLFTGWRGPIMRALGGVPVDRANPARVVEDMVRQVDAGETFGLVVTPDGTRSGHTHWKSGFYRIARETGLPVTLGYVDRTTMTTGLGPTIDLTGDVAADMDRIRAFYSDKAGFHPDKRVEPRLVDESRTATPDAGLPQEQFDS; this is encoded by the coding sequence GTGATCCGCCGACTCGTCTCCCGCCTCTACTGGTTCTTCAGTCGTTGGGAACTGTCGACCCGGCCGGCTCCGGATCGACCGACGGTGCTGCTGGGCGCACCCCACACGTCCAACTGGGACTTCGTGTTGATGCTCGGCATCGCCTGGCGACTGGGCCTCGATATCCACTGGCTGGGCAAGTCCAGCCTCTTCACCGGGTGGCGCGGGCCGATCATGCGGGCACTCGGAGGGGTCCCCGTCGATCGGGCGAACCCTGCCCGGGTCGTCGAGGACATGGTCCGGCAGGTCGACGCGGGAGAGACGTTCGGCCTGGTCGTCACCCCGGATGGCACCCGCAGCGGCCACACGCACTGGAAATCGGGTTTCTACAGGATCGCCCGGGAGACGGGCCTGCCGGTGACGTTGGGTTACGTGGACCGCACCACGATGACGACCGGGCTGGGCCCGACGATCGACCTGACCGGTGACGTGGCGGCGGACATGGACCGGATCCGGGCCTTCTACTCGGACAAGGCCGGGTTCCATCCCGACAAGCGGGTGGAGCCGCGCCTGGTGGACGAGAGTCGGACGGCGACCCCGGACGCCGGGCTGCCGCAGGAGCAGTTCGACTCCTGA
- the arfB gene encoding alternative ribosome rescue aminoacyl-tRNA hydrolase ArfB produces MDGLRVTPGPGAPRGLMVPAAELIERFSRSSGPGGQHVNTADSRVQLSIDLGTTTALDEVQRERVLRALAPRLSGTVLTVSAEEHRSQRRNRAAARQRLEELLREAVAPPVARRPTRPTRGSQRRRVQHERRRAEVKRNRRRPGLD; encoded by the coding sequence GTGGACGGCCTGCGCGTGACCCCGGGGCCCGGCGCGCCCCGTGGCCTCATGGTGCCGGCGGCGGAACTGATCGAGCGGTTCTCGCGCTCGTCCGGGCCCGGCGGCCAGCACGTCAACACGGCCGACTCGCGGGTGCAGCTGAGCATCGACCTGGGCACCACGACGGCGTTGGACGAGGTCCAGCGTGAACGGGTACTGCGCGCTCTCGCCCCGAGGCTGTCCGGCACGGTGCTCACCGTGAGCGCCGAGGAGCACCGGTCGCAGCGCCGCAACCGCGCGGCGGCTCGGCAGCGCCTCGAGGAGTTGTTACGCGAAGCGGTGGCGCCGCCGGTCGCCAGGCGTCCGACCCGACCCACCCGCGGTTCGCAGCGGCGGCGTGTCCAGCATGAACGCCGCCGGGCCGAGGTCAAGCGCAACCGCAGACGCCCCGGCCTCGACTGA
- a CDS encoding cytochrome P450 — protein sequence MTPRAMTQPAMMQQPATAPTFDPFDPAHLADPYPGYRLLRETDPVHFHPGDGTAAQPDFWALSRYADVDAAVCDPATFSSASGLTFYRDEIEKLGLAPTIVMMDPPEHSGKRRLLAKAFSPKRVAATEPRIREFVRGRLAEMAQRYDDDEVVDLHRDFSAQIPTFVLAHLFDLPAADRPLFGPWVSALTTLQEEGFRPAGLEGGAVDAVAEMFGYFGELIAERRARPGDDLISALTLAEIEGERLDDWDILGFCFVIVAGGNDTTGNLISHTVALLDSHPRQREMLAADPGLIPGALSECLRFESSVQALARTTTREVAVGGTTIPAGEKVMMLYGSANRDEREFGPTAEQLDITREIAGHLGFARGPHFCIGSHFARLQARIAVEELYVAHPTVGVDRGSAVRALSPFTRGFVSLPATGLAGPQR from the coding sequence ATGACCCCGCGCGCCATGACACAGCCCGCCATGATGCAGCAGCCGGCGACGGCCCCCACGTTCGACCCGTTCGACCCCGCGCACCTCGCCGATCCGTACCCCGGCTACCGTCTGCTGCGCGAGACCGACCCCGTGCACTTCCACCCCGGGGACGGAACCGCCGCCCAGCCCGACTTCTGGGCGCTGTCGCGCTACGCCGACGTCGATGCCGCCGTGTGCGACCCCGCGACCTTCTCCTCCGCGAGCGGCCTGACCTTCTACCGCGACGAGATCGAGAAACTGGGCCTCGCGCCGACGATCGTCATGATGGACCCGCCCGAGCACTCCGGGAAACGGCGGCTGCTGGCCAAGGCGTTCTCCCCGAAGCGCGTCGCCGCGACCGAACCGCGGATCCGCGAGTTCGTCCGGGGGCGGCTGGCGGAGATGGCCCAGAGGTACGACGACGACGAGGTGGTCGATCTCCACCGCGACTTCAGCGCGCAGATCCCGACATTCGTGCTGGCCCACCTGTTCGACCTGCCGGCAGCGGACCGCCCGCTGTTCGGCCCGTGGGTCAGCGCGCTGACGACCCTGCAGGAGGAGGGATTCCGCCCGGCTGGTCTCGAGGGCGGGGCGGTGGACGCGGTGGCGGAGATGTTCGGCTACTTCGGTGAGCTCATCGCCGAGCGACGGGCCCGCCCGGGCGACGACCTCATCTCCGCACTGACGCTGGCCGAGATCGAGGGCGAGCGGCTGGACGACTGGGACATCCTCGGCTTCTGCTTTGTCATCGTCGCCGGCGGCAACGACACCACCGGCAACCTCATCTCGCACACAGTCGCGCTGCTCGACTCCCATCCGCGGCAGCGGGAGATGCTCGCGGCCGACCCCGGGTTGATCCCCGGGGCGCTCTCGGAGTGCCTGCGCTTCGAGTCGAGCGTGCAGGCGCTCGCGCGGACGACCACCCGCGAGGTGGCCGTCGGCGGGACGACGATCCCGGCGGGGGAGAAGGTGATGATGCTCTACGGCTCGGCCAATCGCGACGAGCGCGAGTTCGGTCCCACCGCCGAGCAACTCGACATCACCCGCGAGATCGCCGGGCACCTGGGGTTCGCCCGCGGCCCGCACTTCTGCATCGGTTCGCACTTCGCTCGCCTCCAGGCCCGGATCGCGGTGGAGGAGCTCTACGTCGCGCACCCGACGGTGGGGGTCGACCGGGGCTCGGCGGTGCGAGCGCTCTCGCCGTTCACCCGCGGGTTCGTCTCGCTCCCCGCGACGGGGCTGGCCGGGCCGCAGCGCTGA
- a CDS encoding TetR/AcrR family transcriptional regulator, protein MPRSTATRGSATSPRSTTPRATATRDALYLAGLRRFASDGWRTARVRDIVADAGQGNDSAINYHFGGRAGLLGEVLHRGVARMEAERRADLHTWASSPPDLAEIVRAVVSPLADLLDDDEGRWTLRVIGQLGALAEVGRTVSTGPVADTALQDQLEMLVAAATAACGPDLARHRVRQFIVMLTAELAARASDPPGVGPAHGTYVADLIDGFGRGLARPAP, encoded by the coding sequence GTGCCCCGCTCCACCGCCACCCGAGGATCCGCCACCTCACCGCGTTCCACTACCCCACGCGCCACCGCCACCCGGGACGCGCTCTACCTCGCCGGGCTGCGCCGCTTCGCCTCGGACGGCTGGCGGACGGCTCGGGTCCGCGACATCGTGGCCGATGCCGGCCAGGGCAACGACTCGGCGATCAATTACCACTTCGGCGGCCGCGCGGGACTGCTCGGCGAGGTGCTGCACCGCGGCGTGGCGCGGATGGAGGCGGAGCGACGCGCGGACCTGCACACGTGGGCGTCGTCGCCGCCCGACCTCGCCGAGATCGTCCGGGCCGTGGTGTCCCCGTTGGCGGACCTGCTGGACGACGACGAGGGCCGCTGGACGCTCCGGGTGATCGGCCAGCTGGGAGCGCTCGCAGAGGTGGGCCGGACGGTCAGCACCGGACCTGTCGCGGACACCGCACTGCAGGACCAGCTGGAGATGCTGGTCGCGGCCGCGACGGCGGCGTGCGGCCCGGACCTGGCCCGCCACCGGGTCCGGCAGTTCATCGTGATGCTCACCGCCGAGCTCGCGGCGCGGGCCAGCGATCCCCCCGGGGTCGGTCCCGCGCACGGGACATACGTGGCCGACCTGATCGACGGGTTCGGGCGAGGGCTCGCGCGGCCCGCTCCCTGA
- a CDS encoding TetR/AcrR family transcriptional regulator, producing MLGKPKRDRVAERREATRREIIDAAWQVAREQGLSQLTLRDVAARVGMKAPSLYSHVASKNAIYDAMFAQAWDEVWDRMREVDAQSPADAREWVRRYARAYFDYCLADPARFQLLNQRTIPGFEPSPEAYAPSVRVLEGLRERFARLGITADEDIDLYVAVVLGLADAQLANDPGGDRWARLFDRAIDMYLHDVGIPFGVATSPPEGQQP from the coding sequence ATGTTAGGTAAGCCGAAACGCGATAGGGTCGCCGAACGCCGTGAGGCAACGCGCCGCGAGATCATCGACGCCGCCTGGCAGGTGGCCCGTGAGCAGGGCTTGTCCCAGCTCACCCTGCGCGACGTGGCGGCCCGCGTCGGGATGAAGGCACCGTCGCTGTACTCCCACGTGGCCTCCAAGAACGCCATCTACGACGCGATGTTCGCCCAGGCCTGGGACGAGGTCTGGGACCGCATGCGTGAGGTGGACGCGCAGAGCCCGGCGGACGCGCGCGAGTGGGTGCGTCGCTACGCCCGCGCCTACTTCGACTACTGCCTGGCCGACCCTGCCCGCTTCCAGCTGTTGAACCAGCGCACCATCCCGGGCTTCGAGCCCAGCCCCGAGGCCTACGCACCGTCCGTCCGCGTGCTCGAGGGGCTCCGCGAACGCTTCGCCCGCCTGGGCATCACCGCGGACGAGGACATCGACCTCTACGTCGCCGTGGTGCTGGGACTGGCCGACGCACAGCTCGCCAACGACCCCGGGGGCGACCGCTGGGCTCGGTTGTTCGACCGGGCCATCGACATGTACCTCCACGACGTCGGCATCCCGTTCGGCGTCGCCACCTCCCCACCGGAAGGACAGCAGCCATGA